Proteins encoded by one window of Azospirillum brasilense:
- the rho gene encoding transcription termination factor Rho: MHLQELKCKSPAELLAFAEELQIENASTLRKQDMMFAILKQLAENDVPIYGDGVLEVLQDGFGFLRSPEANYLPGPDDIYVSPSQVRRFGLRTGDTVEGQIRAPKDGERYFALLKVNTINFDAPDKVRHRINFDNLTPLYPEERLRMEVDDPTKKNYTGRIIDLVAPLGKGQRGLIVAPPRTGKTVMLQNIAHSIATNHPEAYLIVLLIDERPEEVTDMARSVRGEVISSTFDEPATRHVQVAEMVIEKAKRLVEHKRDVVILLDSITRLARAYNTVVPSSGKVLTGGVDANALQRPKRFFGAARNIEEGGSLTIIATALIDTGSRMDEVIFEEFKGTGNSEIVLDRKLSDKRTFPAIDISKSGTRKEELLVDKGTISKMWILRRILMPMGVTDAVDFLVDKLKHTKSNSEFFESMNQ, from the coding sequence ATGCATCTCCAAGAGCTGAAGTGCAAGAGCCCCGCCGAACTGCTGGCGTTCGCGGAGGAATTGCAGATCGAGAACGCCAGCACACTGCGCAAGCAGGACATGATGTTCGCCATCCTCAAGCAGTTGGCGGAAAACGATGTTCCGATCTACGGCGACGGCGTGCTCGAGGTTCTTCAGGACGGCTTCGGGTTCCTGCGCTCGCCGGAGGCCAACTATCTTCCCGGCCCCGACGACATCTACGTCAGCCCCAGCCAGGTGCGCCGCTTCGGCCTGCGCACCGGCGACACGGTGGAAGGTCAGATCCGCGCGCCCAAGGACGGCGAGCGCTACTTCGCCCTTCTCAAGGTCAACACGATCAACTTCGATGCGCCGGACAAGGTCCGCCACCGCATCAACTTCGACAACCTGACCCCGCTCTACCCGGAAGAGCGGCTGCGCATGGAAGTCGACGACCCGACCAAGAAGAACTACACGGGCCGCATCATCGACCTCGTGGCACCGCTGGGCAAGGGCCAGCGCGGGCTGATCGTCGCCCCGCCGCGCACGGGCAAGACCGTGATGCTGCAGAACATCGCCCATTCCATCGCGACCAACCACCCGGAAGCCTACCTGATCGTCCTGCTGATCGACGAGCGTCCGGAAGAGGTGACCGACATGGCCCGCTCCGTGCGGGGCGAGGTCATCAGCTCCACCTTCGACGAGCCGGCGACGCGCCACGTCCAGGTCGCCGAGATGGTCATCGAGAAGGCCAAGCGGCTGGTCGAGCACAAGCGCGACGTGGTGATCCTTCTCGACTCCATCACCCGTCTGGCCCGCGCCTACAACACCGTCGTTCCGTCCTCGGGCAAGGTGCTGACCGGCGGCGTCGACGCCAACGCGCTGCAGCGCCCGAAGCGCTTCTTCGGTGCGGCCCGCAACATCGAGGAGGGCGGCTCGCTGACCATCATCGCGACCGCGCTGATCGACACCGGCAGCCGCATGGACGAGGTGATCTTCGAAGAGTTCAAGGGCACCGGCAACTCGGAGATCGTGCTGGACCGCAAGCTCTCCGACAAGCGCACCTTCCCGGCCATCGACATCTCCAAGTCGGGCACCCGCAAGGAGGAGCTGCTGGTCGACAAGGGCACCATCTCCAAGATGTGGATCCTGCGCCGCATCCTGATGCCGATGGGCGTGACCGACGCGGTGGACTTCCTGGTCGACAAGCTGAAGCACACCAAGTCGAACTCGGAATTCTTCGAGTCCATGAACCAGTAG
- the secB gene encoding protein-export chaperone SecB translates to MSDQQINGQDQEAASSLPMHVLAQYVKDLSFENPNAPQSLLPGQPQPQVNIGVDVQVQPMGEDVYEVVLKLHCEAKQAEATAFLVEVAYGGLFQLPGLPQEHHRPVLLIEAPRMLFPFARAIVAGCTQDGGFPPLMINPIDFVDLYRRQTAGQQAQAEEAPQSPF, encoded by the coding sequence ATGTCCGATCAGCAGATCAACGGTCAAGATCAGGAAGCCGCCTCGTCGCTGCCGATGCATGTGCTGGCGCAGTATGTGAAGGACCTGTCCTTCGAGAACCCCAACGCCCCGCAGAGCCTGCTGCCCGGCCAGCCGCAGCCGCAGGTCAACATCGGCGTGGACGTGCAGGTTCAGCCGATGGGCGAGGACGTCTACGAGGTCGTGCTGAAGCTGCATTGCGAGGCCAAGCAGGCCGAGGCGACGGCCTTCCTGGTCGAGGTCGCCTACGGCGGCCTGTTCCAGCTTCCCGGCCTGCCGCAGGAGCATCACCGCCCGGTCCTGCTGATCGAGGCGCCGCGGATGCTGTTCCCGTTCGCCCGCGCCATCGTCGCCGGCTGCACCCAGGACGGCGGCTTCCCGCCGCTGATGATCAACCCGATCGACTTCGTCGACCTGTACCGCCGCCAGACCGCCGGCCAGCAGGCCCAGGCCGAAGAGGCGCCGCAGTCGCCGTTCTGA
- a CDS encoding FxsA family protein, giving the protein MNPLLLLFLLLPIAEIATFIEVGDWIGAGPTVGLVILSAVLGSVLIRWQGLSVLKRAQQAAERGESPVGAVFEGFCVVVAGLLLIIPGFLTDIVGILLFVRPIRNALGRWLFDRMKGATSFQMHGRTWSGSGPAGPQGGPRNRPPPGVIDVDYQEVDPDGGRPGSGGPADRDGSDDMPKLGDSRWAPPGSPHRNDRG; this is encoded by the coding sequence ATGAATCCACTGTTGCTGTTGTTCCTTCTGCTGCCGATCGCGGAAATCGCGACCTTCATCGAGGTCGGCGACTGGATCGGCGCCGGCCCGACGGTCGGGCTGGTCATCCTGTCCGCCGTCCTCGGGTCCGTCCTGATCCGTTGGCAGGGCCTGTCCGTGCTGAAGCGCGCGCAGCAGGCGGCGGAACGTGGCGAGAGCCCGGTCGGCGCCGTGTTCGAGGGATTCTGCGTCGTCGTCGCCGGCCTGCTGCTGATCATCCCCGGTTTCCTGACGGACATCGTCGGAATCCTGCTGTTCGTGCGCCCGATCCGCAACGCTCTGGGCCGCTGGCTGTTCGACCGTATGAAAGGCGCCACCTCCTTCCAGATGCACGGCCGGACTTGGAGCGGCAGCGGCCCCGCCGGCCCGCAAGGCGGCCCGCGCAACCGCCCGCCGCCGGGTGTGATCGACGTCGATTACCAGGAGGTCGACCCCGACGGCGGCCGCCCGGGAAGCGGCGGTCCGGCGGACCGTGACGGGTCGGACGACATGCCCAAGCTGGGTGACTCCCGCTGGGCGCCTCCCGGTTCGCCCCACCGCAACGACCGCGGGTGA
- a CDS encoding Tim44/TimA family putative adaptor protein has translation MGDGFVFVEILIFAMIAAFLVYRLRSVLGRRTGEERQRPNPFTARPNNQPDNVVAMPNRERPVPNAAPSPDEPVSLATALEQIKAADPSFDEKYFLQGARGAFQMIVEAFAKGDTATLRPLLSDEVYDNFARAVRERQAAGETLETRIETITDADVVEARMDGRTALVTVKFVSEQMNVVRNSAGAVVDGDPNAVVEAVDVWTFARNTRASDPNWALVETRTPQ, from the coding sequence ATGGGAGATGGGTTTGTGTTCGTCGAGATCCTGATCTTCGCGATGATCGCGGCGTTTCTCGTGTACCGGCTGCGCAGCGTGCTCGGCCGCCGCACCGGTGAGGAACGTCAGCGGCCGAACCCCTTCACGGCCCGCCCCAACAACCAGCCCGACAATGTGGTGGCGATGCCCAACCGCGAGCGGCCCGTGCCGAACGCCGCGCCGTCGCCCGACGAGCCGGTGTCGCTGGCCACCGCGCTGGAGCAGATCAAGGCTGCCGACCCCAGCTTCGACGAGAAGTACTTCCTTCAGGGGGCCCGCGGCGCTTTCCAGATGATCGTGGAGGCCTTCGCCAAGGGCGACACGGCCACCCTGCGCCCGCTGCTGTCCGACGAGGTCTACGACAACTTCGCCCGCGCGGTGCGCGAGCGCCAAGCGGCGGGCGAGACGCTGGAAACGCGCATCGAGACGATCACCGACGCCGATGTGGTGGAGGCCCGCATGGACGGCCGCACCGCGCTGGTCACCGTGAAGTTCGTGTCGGAGCAGATGAACGTCGTGCGCAACAGCGCCGGTGCCGTGGTGGACGGCGATCCGAACGCCGTGGTCGAGGCGGTGGACGTCTGGACCTTCGCCCGCAACACCCGCGCCAGCGACCCGAACTGGGCGCTTGTCGAAACCCGCACCCCTCAATGA
- the mltA gene encoding murein transglycosylase A: MLSHPVVRLSAAAVLAAAFLIGCERKEEEAKAPPPPPPEKLVLTPVAFTALPGWSADRVAEAVPAFQRSCAKVKALAADRSIGPDGVGGKTADWQAPCAELAKLPPGDDAAARAYFETWFTPYAAANNAERRGLFTGYYEVELKGSRTPDPAFPVPLYKRPADLVMVDLGEFADRWKGERIAGRVTAGRLKPFEDRAAIEAGALNGKGLELVWLQDPIATFFLHIQGSGRVSFPDGTETRVGYAAQNGHKYVAIGRELIDRGALKREDVSLQTIRAWLQANPGEAAALMNKNPSYVFFQELKGEGPNGAQNVALTPGRSLAIDSKFLPYGVPVWLDAEDPLDAQTRLRRLLIAQDTGGAIRGPVRGDVFWGHGAEAEEKAGVMKSAGEYYVLLPKTVAPAS, translated from the coding sequence ATGCTCTCCCATCCGGTTGTTCGTCTCAGCGCCGCGGCAGTCCTTGCCGCGGCGTTTCTCATTGGCTGCGAGCGCAAGGAGGAGGAGGCCAAGGCGCCGCCGCCCCCGCCGCCCGAGAAGCTGGTCCTCACCCCGGTCGCCTTCACCGCGCTGCCGGGCTGGAGCGCCGACCGCGTGGCGGAGGCCGTCCCGGCCTTCCAGCGTTCCTGCGCGAAGGTCAAGGCGCTGGCCGCCGACCGCTCCATCGGCCCGGACGGGGTCGGCGGCAAGACGGCGGACTGGCAGGCCCCCTGCGCCGAGCTGGCCAAGCTGCCACCCGGCGACGACGCGGCGGCGCGGGCCTATTTCGAGACCTGGTTCACCCCCTACGCCGCGGCCAACAACGCCGAGCGGCGCGGTCTCTTCACCGGCTATTACGAGGTCGAGCTGAAGGGCAGCCGGACGCCGGACCCGGCCTTTCCGGTGCCGCTCTACAAGCGCCCCGCCGATCTGGTGATGGTCGACCTCGGCGAGTTCGCCGACCGCTGGAAGGGCGAGCGCATCGCCGGGCGCGTCACCGCGGGCCGGCTGAAGCCCTTCGAGGACCGCGCGGCCATCGAGGCCGGGGCGCTGAACGGCAAGGGGCTGGAGCTGGTCTGGCTGCAGGACCCGATCGCCACCTTCTTCCTGCACATCCAGGGGTCGGGCCGGGTCAGCTTCCCCGACGGGACCGAGACGCGCGTCGGCTATGCCGCCCAGAACGGCCACAAATACGTCGCCATCGGGCGGGAGCTGATCGACCGCGGCGCCCTGAAGCGCGAGGACGTGTCGCTCCAGACCATCCGCGCCTGGCTCCAGGCCAACCCCGGCGAGGCGGCGGCGCTGATGAACAAGAACCCCTCCTACGTCTTCTTCCAGGAGCTGAAGGGGGAGGGGCCGAACGGCGCCCAGAACGTCGCCCTGACGCCGGGGCGCAGCCTCGCCATCGATTCCAAGTTCCTGCCCTACGGCGTGCCGGTCTGGCTGGACGCCGAGGACCCGCTGGACGCCCAGACCCGGCTGCGCCGTCTGCTGATCGCCCAGGACACCGGCGGGGCCATCCGCGGCCCGGTCCGCGGCGACGTCTTCTGGGGCCACGGTGCGGAGGCCGAGGAGAAGGCCGGTGTGATGAAGAGCGCCGGGGAGTATTACGTCCTGCTGCCGAAGACCGTCGCCCCGGCGAGCTGA
- a CDS encoding DUF1206 domain-containing protein translates to MTPLQRQIDRLNEIEGLARLGYAARGLVYLIVGWFAVTAAYGSNRPTDTKGALVELFQNPFGSVLLALTALGLAGYALWRVMQAVLDVDHLGTSPKGLVVRAGFVVAGVIHAGLAIFAIKLLAGRGGGSGDGEAAAHDWTAWLLTKPMGRVLVAAVGAAIIGAAVAHAVKAYKASFRRELDADPNTMKVICPIGRFGFAAKGLVFAVVGSFFLVAAWQSDSSESGGLLKALQFLQQQPYGPWLLGIVAAGLFAFGAFSVVQAVYCRIDGEAAERQIRAMV, encoded by the coding sequence ATGACCCCGCTGCAACGGCAAATCGACAGGCTCAACGAAATCGAAGGGTTGGCGCGGCTGGGCTACGCCGCGCGCGGCCTCGTCTATCTCATCGTCGGCTGGTTCGCCGTCACGGCGGCCTACGGCAGCAATCGGCCGACCGACACCAAGGGCGCGCTGGTCGAACTGTTCCAGAATCCCTTCGGCTCGGTCCTGCTGGCGCTGACGGCGCTTGGGCTGGCCGGCTACGCGCTGTGGCGGGTCATGCAGGCGGTGCTGGACGTCGACCATCTCGGGACCTCGCCCAAGGGGCTGGTGGTTCGCGCCGGCTTCGTGGTCGCCGGGGTGATCCACGCCGGTCTGGCAATCTTCGCCATCAAGCTGCTGGCCGGGCGCGGCGGCGGCAGCGGCGACGGCGAGGCGGCGGCGCATGACTGGACGGCGTGGCTGCTCACCAAGCCGATGGGCCGCGTCCTGGTCGCCGCGGTCGGGGCCGCCATCATCGGCGCGGCCGTCGCCCACGCCGTCAAGGCCTACAAGGCCAGCTTCCGCCGGGAGCTGGACGCCGATCCGAACACCATGAAGGTCATCTGCCCGATCGGCCGCTTCGGCTTCGCCGCCAAAGGGCTGGTCTTTGCGGTGGTCGGCAGCTTCTTCCTGGTGGCGGCGTGGCAGTCGGACTCGTCGGAGTCCGGCGGGCTGCTCAAGGCGCTGCAGTTCCTTCAGCAGCAGCCCTACGGCCCCTGGCTGCTTGGGATCGTGGCGGCCGGGCTGTTCGCCTTCGGTGCCTTCAGCGTCGTCCAGGCCGTCTACTGCCGCATCGACGGCGAAGCGGCGGAGCGGCAGATCCGCGCCATGGTGTGA
- a CDS encoding histidine triad nucleotide-binding protein: MAKTYDPNNVFARILRGEIPCKKVLETEHALAFHDINPQAPTHILVIPKGAYVDMDDFSARATEAEIAGLFRAVGEVARGAGAAEPGYRILSNCGEDANQEVPHLHIHVFAGRRLGPMITKG, from the coding sequence ATGGCCAAGACCTACGATCCGAACAACGTCTTCGCCCGCATCCTGCGCGGCGAAATCCCGTGCAAGAAGGTCCTGGAGACCGAGCACGCGCTGGCCTTCCACGACATCAACCCGCAGGCCCCGACGCACATCCTGGTGATCCCGAAGGGCGCCTATGTCGACATGGACGACTTCAGCGCCCGCGCGACGGAGGCGGAGATCGCCGGCCTGTTCCGCGCGGTCGGCGAGGTGGCGCGCGGCGCCGGTGCCGCCGAGCCCGGCTACCGCATCCTCTCCAACTGCGGCGAGGACGCGAACCAGGAGGTCCCGCATCTGCACATCCACGTCTTCGCCGGCCGCCGCCTGGGCCCGATGATCACCAAGGGGTGA
- a CDS encoding phosphoribosyl-ATP diphosphatase, producing the protein MSNDEAAVNAEVLDRLYATVQARKGADPETSYTAKLFHRGTAKIAQKVGEEAVETVIEAVRGDKAAMASESADLLYHLMVLWADAGLEPAAVWEKLAQREGTSGIAEKNARKA; encoded by the coding sequence ATGTCTAACGATGAGGCGGCCGTCAACGCCGAGGTCCTGGACCGGCTCTACGCCACCGTCCAGGCGCGCAAGGGCGCCGATCCGGAGACCTCCTACACCGCCAAGCTGTTCCACCGCGGCACCGCCAAGATCGCCCAGAAGGTCGGCGAGGAAGCGGTGGAGACCGTCATCGAGGCGGTGCGCGGCGACAAGGCGGCGATGGCCTCGGAATCGGCGGACCTGCTCTATCACCTGATGGTGCTGTGGGCCGACGCCGGGCTGGAGCCCGCCGCGGTGTGGGAGAAGCTGGCCCAGCGCGAGGGCACCAGCGGCATCGCCGAGAAGAACGCGCGCAAGGCTTAA
- the hisF gene encoding imidazole glycerol phosphate synthase subunit HisF codes for MLKMRVIPCLDVKDGRVVKGVNFVDLIDAGDPVEQARVYDREGADELTFLDITASHENRDTIYDVVRRTAEQVFMPLTVGGGVRTVEDIRKLLLAGADKVSINTAAIHRPEFVQEAAEKFGAQCIVVAIDAKQVEPGRWEIFTHGGRKATGIDAVEWAKRMESYGAGEILLTSMDRDGTKSGFDLALTRKVADGLRIPVIASGGVGTLDHLVEGIREGHATAVLAASIFHFGTYTIGQAKAALAEAGIPVRPARPVSSTAEAAHV; via the coding sequence ATGCTCAAGATGCGCGTCATCCCCTGCCTGGACGTCAAGGACGGGCGGGTCGTCAAGGGGGTCAACTTCGTCGATCTGATCGACGCCGGCGACCCCGTGGAGCAGGCCCGCGTCTATGACCGGGAGGGGGCGGACGAGCTGACCTTCCTCGACATCACGGCCAGCCACGAGAACCGCGACACGATCTACGACGTGGTGCGCCGCACCGCCGAGCAGGTGTTCATGCCGCTGACCGTCGGCGGCGGCGTGCGCACGGTCGAGGACATCCGCAAGCTGCTGCTGGCCGGCGCCGACAAGGTGTCGATCAACACCGCGGCCATCCACCGTCCGGAGTTCGTGCAGGAGGCGGCGGAGAAGTTCGGCGCCCAGTGCATCGTCGTCGCCATCGACGCCAAGCAGGTCGAGCCGGGCCGCTGGGAGATCTTCACCCACGGCGGACGCAAGGCCACGGGCATCGACGCCGTGGAATGGGCCAAGCGCATGGAGTCCTACGGCGCCGGCGAGATCCTGCTGACCTCGATGGACCGTGACGGCACCAAGAGCGGCTTCGACCTCGCCCTGACCCGCAAGGTGGCCGACGGGCTGCGCATCCCGGTCATCGCCTCGGGCGGCGTCGGCACGCTGGACCATCTGGTGGAGGGCATCCGCGAGGGCCACGCCACGGCGGTTCTGGCGGCCTCCATCTTCCATTTCGGCACCTACACCATCGGGCAGGCCAAGGCGGCGCTCGCCGAGGCCGGCATCCCGGTGCGTCCGGCGCGGCCAGTGTCTTCCACGGCGGAGGCCGCTCATGTCTAA
- the hisA gene encoding 1-(5-phosphoribosyl)-5-[(5-phosphoribosylamino)methylideneamino]imidazole-4-carboxamide isomerase: MIIYPAIDLKDGACVRLLRGEMSQATVFNTEPADQARLFESQGFEWLHLVDLNGAFEGKPVNGQAVESILGAVTIPVQLGGGIRDLKTIAMWLEKGVSRVILGTVALREPELVREACREFPGKVAVGIDAREGYVAVAGWAETSTIKALDLALKFEDSGVAAIIYTDINRDGAMGGVNVEATSDLAFHLTTPVIASGGVSSIDDLIALKKEEDTGIQGVICGRALYDGRIDPKTALDLLSPTPVTGKAG, from the coding sequence ATGATCATCTATCCCGCCATCGACCTCAAAGACGGTGCCTGCGTTCGGCTGCTGCGCGGCGAGATGAGCCAGGCGACCGTCTTCAACACCGAACCCGCCGACCAAGCCCGCCTGTTCGAAAGTCAGGGCTTCGAATGGCTGCATCTGGTCGATCTGAACGGCGCCTTCGAGGGCAAGCCGGTCAACGGCCAGGCGGTCGAGAGCATCCTGGGCGCCGTGACCATCCCGGTGCAGCTGGGCGGCGGCATCCGCGACCTGAAGACCATCGCCATGTGGCTGGAGAAGGGCGTCAGCCGGGTCATCCTCGGCACCGTCGCCCTGCGCGAGCCGGAGCTGGTCCGCGAGGCCTGCCGCGAATTCCCCGGCAAGGTCGCCGTCGGCATCGACGCGCGCGAGGGTTACGTGGCGGTCGCCGGCTGGGCCGAGACCTCGACCATCAAGGCGCTGGATCTGGCGCTGAAGTTCGAGGACAGCGGTGTCGCCGCCATCATCTACACCGACATCAACCGCGACGGCGCCATGGGCGGCGTGAATGTCGAGGCGACCTCCGACCTCGCCTTCCACCTGACCACCCCGGTGATCGCGTCGGGCGGCGTCTCCTCCATCGACGACCTGATCGCGTTGAAGAAGGAGGAGGACACCGGCATCCAGGGCGTCATCTGCGGCCGCGCGCTCTACGACGGGCGCATCGACCCGAAGACGGCCTTGGACCTGCTCTCCCCCACTCCTGTCACCGGAAAGGCCGGCTGA
- a CDS encoding GNAT family N-acetyltransferase produces MADVTVERIDTLKTGDLHDLCDAADDAVKAGGGFGWVAPPAREIMERYWKGVLVVPERILFVGRLDGVIAGSAQLVKPARNNEAQAHAATLTTSFVAPWARGHGLARRLTVAVEEEARASGFRVLNLDVRETQTAAIALYEDLGFKRWGTHPFYALVDGKRLAGHFYVKDLTPDTLHDTP; encoded by the coding sequence ATGGCCGACGTCACGGTCGAACGCATCGACACGCTGAAGACCGGCGACCTGCACGACCTGTGCGACGCCGCCGACGACGCCGTCAAGGCCGGCGGCGGCTTCGGCTGGGTGGCGCCGCCCGCCCGCGAGATCATGGAACGCTACTGGAAGGGCGTCCTGGTGGTGCCGGAGCGCATCCTGTTCGTCGGTCGGCTGGACGGCGTCATCGCCGGCTCCGCCCAGCTCGTCAAGCCGGCCCGCAACAACGAGGCGCAGGCCCACGCCGCCACCCTGACCACCAGCTTCGTCGCCCCCTGGGCGCGCGGCCACGGGCTGGCCCGCCGCCTGACCGTGGCGGTCGAGGAGGAGGCGCGGGCCTCCGGCTTCCGCGTCCTGAACCTCGACGTGCGCGAGACCCAGACCGCGGCCATCGCGCTGTACGAGGACCTGGGCTTCAAGCGCTGGGGCACGCATCCCTTCTATGCGCTGGTGGACGGCAAAAGGCTGGCCGGTCATTTTTATGTGAAAGACCTCACCCCCGACACGCTTCACGACACGCCATAG
- the hisH gene encoding imidazole glycerol phosphate synthase subunit HisH, with protein METVALIDYGSGNLRSAAKALERAAAGCHASFQVLVTSDADAVRKADRVVLPGVGAFADCKRGLSEVPGMLDALDEVVHRKGRPFLGICVGMQLMAERGREYGVTEGLGWIKGEVVKLEPADPTLKIPHMGWNELDVRREHPLLAGLPERAHAYFVHSYRFAVERPEDVIASADYGGPFAAVVGRDNLVGTQFHPEKSQETGLALVANFLTWRV; from the coding sequence ATGGAAACCGTTGCGCTGATCGATTACGGCTCCGGCAACCTGCGTTCCGCCGCCAAGGCTCTGGAGCGCGCGGCGGCGGGGTGCCACGCCTCCTTCCAGGTCCTGGTGACCTCCGACGCCGACGCGGTGCGCAAGGCCGACCGCGTCGTCCTGCCGGGCGTGGGCGCCTTCGCCGACTGCAAGCGCGGCCTGTCGGAGGTCCCCGGCATGCTCGACGCGCTGGATGAGGTGGTGCACCGCAAGGGCCGCCCCTTCCTGGGTATCTGCGTCGGCATGCAGCTGATGGCGGAGCGCGGGCGCGAATACGGCGTGACCGAGGGGCTGGGCTGGATCAAGGGCGAGGTGGTCAAGCTGGAGCCCGCCGACCCGACGCTGAAGATCCCGCACATGGGCTGGAACGAGCTGGACGTGCGCCGGGAGCACCCGCTGCTGGCCGGCCTGCCGGAGCGGGCGCACGCCTATTTCGTCCACTCCTACCGCTTCGCCGTGGAGCGGCCGGAGGACGTGATCGCCAGCGCCGATTACGGCGGGCCCTTCGCCGCGGTGGTCGGGCGCGACAATCTGGTCGGGACCCAGTTCCACCCGGAAAAGAGCCAGGAGACCGGCCTCGCCCTGGTCGCCAACTTCCTGACCTGGCGGGTCTGA
- the hisB gene encoding imidazoleglycerol-phosphate dehydratase HisB, with the protein MDQSLANGVRRASIERNTTETRIRVAVNLDGTGVYDVKTGVGFLDHMLEQLSRHSLMDLSVAAEGDLHIDAHHTTEDSGIAIGQAVAKALGDRKGIQRYGHAYIPMDETLTRVALDFSNRPYLIWKVSFSRDKIGDMDTELFREWFQAFAMAAGVTLHVECLYGENNHHIVESCYKALARALRAGIEIDPRKRDAVPSTKGTLGGSL; encoded by the coding sequence ATGGACCAGAGCCTTGCCAATGGCGTCCGCCGCGCCTCGATCGAGCGGAACACCACCGAAACCCGGATCCGGGTCGCCGTGAATCTGGACGGCACCGGCGTCTATGACGTGAAGACCGGCGTCGGCTTCCTCGACCACATGCTGGAGCAGCTGTCGCGCCACAGCCTGATGGACCTGTCGGTGGCGGCGGAGGGCGATCTGCACATCGACGCCCACCACACGACCGAGGACAGCGGCATCGCCATCGGCCAGGCCGTGGCGAAGGCGCTGGGCGATCGCAAGGGCATCCAGCGCTACGGCCACGCCTACATCCCGATGGACGAGACGCTGACCCGCGTCGCGCTGGACTTCTCCAACCGGCCCTACCTGATCTGGAAGGTGTCCTTCAGCCGCGACAAGATCGGCGACATGGACACCGAGCTGTTCCGCGAGTGGTTCCAGGCCTTCGCCATGGCGGCGGGCGTGACGCTGCACGTCGAATGCCTCTATGGCGAGAACAACCACCACATCGTGGAAAGCTGCTACAAGGCGCTTGCCCGCGCGCTGCGGGCCGGGATCGAAATCGACCCGCGCAAGCGCGACGCCGTGCCCTCCACCAAGGGGACGCTGGGCGGCTCCCTCTAA